The sequence CTGGCTGAGTTGCAGGAGGAGGGCCGGGTGCGCTCGATCGGCAGGGGCCGGAGCCAGCGCTGGCTTGCACCGCCGTTGGCGGGTTTTACGACCATCCTGCTATTGGCCGCGGCGCTCCCGCCGGGGTAGCGCGCGGCTGGCGCCTTGCCGGGCGGGTCACTGGCTGAAAGGGATGCGGCGCCAGGGCGACAGAAATGGAAGCGCCGCATCGCTGCGGCGCTTCTTCCGTGGACTGTCCGCCCTTCAGGCGGCAACTACTGCGTTGCGTCGGCCGCCTGCTCGCCTTTGGGTACGACTTGTCCGGGTGTGTCCGTGGGCGCCTCGCCCGGCGGTATGTGCGGCAGCCGGTGAGCGATGCCCTTGTGGCAGTCGATGCAGGTCTTGGACTTGTTCGCGAGGTAGGTGGAGTGCATGTTCTGCGCCCGCAGGCTCTGGCGGGTGAAGTCCATGGAGTCGTAGTCGTGGCAGTTGCGGCATTCCAGCGAGTCGTTGGCCTTGAAGCGGGCCCACTCATGCCGGGCGAGTTCGAGGCGGTGGTCGCGAAACTTCTCCTGGGTGTCGACGGTGCCGAAAATCTTCGCCCAGACCTCTTTGGAGGCCTTCATCTTGCGCGCGATCTTGTCCGTCCAGTCGTGCGGCACATGGCAGTTCGAGCACATCGCCCGTACGCCGGAGCGATTGGTGTAGTGGATCGTGGTCTTGAGTTCGGCGAAGACGTTGTCCCGCATTTCGTGGCAACTGGTGCAGAAGGTTTCCGTGTTGGTCAGCTCCATCGCGGTGTTGAAGGCGCCCCAGAAGAGGATGCCGCAGATGAAGCCCCCTATCGTCAGGAAGCCCAGGCTGTAGTGCACGCTGGGGCGGCGGACGACGGTCCAGTAGCGCTTGAGGAGTTGGATCACGTTGTGGCTCCGTGGCCTTGAGCGGCTATTTCTTCGGGGTCTTGCCAGCGGCCTGCACCTGTTGCAGCACGGTGTCGACGTCCTGGAAGCTGTTGTTCACGATCGGGCGCACGGCATCCTGCGGAACATGGCACTGCAGGCAGAAGTAGCGGCGGGTCGACACCTGGGGCAGGGTGTGGCCGTCGCGGTCCATGTAGTGCGTGATGCTGACCGGTATCGCCTGCGACACCTCGATCTTCGCGCGCGCATGGCAGTCGAGGCACTTGTTGAAGTTCTTGTCGATCT is a genomic window of Niveibacterium sp. SC-1 containing:
- a CDS encoding NapC/NirT family cytochrome c, encoding MIQLLKRYWTVVRRPSVHYSLGFLTIGGFICGILFWGAFNTAMELTNTETFCTSCHEMRDNVFAELKTTIHYTNRSGVRAMCSNCHVPHDWTDKIARKMKASKEVWAKIFGTVDTQEKFRDHRLELARHEWARFKANDSLECRNCHDYDSMDFTRQSLRAQNMHSTYLANKSKTCIDCHKGIAHRLPHIPPGEAPTDTPGQVVPKGEQAADATQ
- a CDS encoding nitrate reductase cytochrome c-type subunit, whose translation is MKIHRLFALVLCLFAGIVLAQQSRSFTDAARGTTPIPETTKPPVLGNAVNDDVRRARNYAMQPPTIPHRVDGYQIDKNFNKCLDCHARAKIEVSQAIPVSITHYMDRDGHTLPQVSTRRYFCLQCHVPQDAVRPIVNNSFQDVDTVLQQVQAAGKTPKK